In one Thermodesulfobium acidiphilum genomic region, the following are encoded:
- a CDS encoding HD domain-containing protein, which yields MELDFYYGKDKKERESFVIYHLRDRLLYGRKILFERTISGFIDPLEVESYLNKLYREVCSDILKFCIIEARGEGFPEEDICIAAVGGFGRCEMAPYSDIDLVFLSQNEEGPFLDNVLKRGYRLLSDIFFGIDLEVGYSFRTTEIKHIDHITRTSFLDSNIISGDNNIFQEFKRNFWNRLNLAEFIFVKLSEREIASQKFGDNPYLLSPNLKECRGGLRDYHTFKWIFQSRYALSNCSIAKDVENTYILDKDDINRLESSYRFLRKIRILLHIMARKRQDYLSKNYQPRLAEFLGYKNSVEFMKELIYYLENISEISSRGIKKILQEGFQISSCFSIKGNSITYQYDSPIQIFRFDFIRAFEYKSLYDLELSVNLEEEFIKQRSKLKPNDETMNVFLKILKNGKNKASILRNMQSLGLLEILIPETRGIFYTLPEDPMHEFTIGEHTMVMIETLEMFERGDFGQEIAEIFNSLSNPLVLYLAALFHDIAKLKNSENHDIEGAKIFSNWAKKTRLDQNTINNVSFIIANHLQMVRTSRLRDLHREETIEEFAQLVSDTERLKNLYLISYADLYSLSKKKPSPISIYQLNELFKKSQSNLLRPASKTDFKDVFKKNIKKNLPNKDEINLYIDNMPATYLMNIPQEIIAFHLDLISRLKNETPQVYFEESINKDFSKVTIATYEIEGLLWKIAAVFYAHNLDIHTAELYKFSTKPPVVINEIWTTFKNKPVPEFLAQSVQKDLRDTLSLKRDIFELLRQKNKDIEFPVKLFNVNCLNNISPKSTVIEIIAEDRHGLLYRLTQTLSSLGLYIQTAKISTWEGRAEDAFYITKENNLKLSEQECQEYLKKIVYHI from the coding sequence TAGAAGCAAGGGGAGAAGGATTCCCAGAAGAAGATATATGCATAGCTGCTGTTGGTGGTTTTGGTAGATGTGAGATGGCCCCTTATTCAGATATTGATTTAGTTTTTTTGTCCCAAAACGAAGAAGGACCTTTTTTAGATAACGTTCTAAAAAGAGGCTACAGACTTTTGTCAGATATCTTTTTTGGTATAGATTTAGAAGTCGGCTATAGTTTTAGAACTACAGAAATAAAACACATCGACCACATTACAAGAACCAGCTTTCTAGATTCTAACATTATTTCTGGAGATAATAACATATTTCAAGAATTCAAAAGAAATTTTTGGAATAGATTAAACTTAGCAGAATTCATATTTGTAAAGTTATCAGAAAGAGAAATAGCGTCACAAAAGTTCGGCGATAACCCTTATTTATTAAGCCCAAACTTAAAGGAATGTAGGGGTGGGCTTAGAGATTATCATACATTTAAATGGATTTTTCAGAGTAGGTATGCACTTTCAAACTGTTCAATTGCTAAAGATGTAGAAAATACTTATATTTTGGATAAAGATGATATCAATAGGCTCGAATCGTCATATCGATTTCTTAGAAAAATAAGAATCTTATTACATATAATGGCCAGAAAAAGACAGGATTATCTTTCAAAAAATTATCAACCAAGGTTAGCAGAATTTTTAGGTTATAAAAACTCAGTAGAATTTATGAAAGAATTAATTTATTATCTTGAAAATATCTCAGAAATATCAAGCAGAGGAATAAAAAAGATACTTCAAGAAGGTTTTCAAATTTCAAGTTGCTTCTCAATAAAAGGAAACAGTATTACTTATCAATATGACTCTCCTATTCAAATTTTTAGATTCGATTTCATAAGAGCTTTTGAATATAAATCTCTTTACGATCTGGAATTATCAGTAAATCTTGAAGAAGAATTTATCAAACAACGCAGCAAACTAAAACCCAATGATGAGACTATGAACGTATTTTTAAAAATCCTTAAAAATGGAAAAAACAAAGCTTCCATATTAAGAAATATGCAATCTTTGGGTCTGCTTGAAATACTGATACCAGAAACCAGGGGAATTTTTTATACTTTACCCGAAGATCCCATGCACGAATTTACTATTGGAGAACACACAATGGTTATGATTGAAACTCTCGAAATGTTTGAAAGAGGCGATTTTGGACAAGAAATAGCAGAAATATTTAATTCTTTATCAAACCCACTTGTTTTATATCTTGCAGCTTTATTTCATGATATTGCAAAGTTAAAAAATTCAGAAAATCACGATATAGAAGGTGCAAAAATATTTTCTAACTGGGCAAAAAAAACTAGATTAGATCAGAATACTATAAATAACGTTAGTTTTATCATAGCAAACCATCTTCAAATGGTAAGAACTTCAAGATTAAGAGACCTTCACAGAGAAGAAACTATTGAAGAATTCGCTCAATTAGTTTCAGACACGGAAAGGTTAAAAAACTTATATCTTATTTCTTATGCAGATTTATATTCTTTGTCAAAAAAGAAACCAAGCCCGATATCAATTTATCAGCTAAACGAGCTTTTTAAAAAGAGTCAATCAAATTTACTAAGGCCTGCATCAAAAACAGACTTTAAAGACGTATTTAAAAAGAATATAAAAAAGAATCTGCCAAACAAAGATGAAATAAATCTCTATATTGACAACATGCCTGCTACTTATTTAATGAACATACCACAAGAAATTATTGCGTTTCATTTGGACCTTATTTCCAGATTAAAAAACGAAACGCCTCAAGTATATTTTGAAGAATCAATCAACAAAGACTTTTCTAAAGTTACAATTGCTACATATGAGATTGAAGGGCTCCTGTGGAAAATAGCAGCAGTATTTTATGCTCACAATTTAGATATCCACACCGCTGAATTATACAAGTTCTCCACAAAACCACCGGTAGTAATTAACGAAATTTGGACAACTTTCAAAAACAAACCAGTTCCTGAGTTTTTAGCGCAATCAGTACAGAAAGATTTGCGCGATACTCTTAGTTTAAAAAGAGATATATTTGAACTATTAAGACAGAAAAACAAAGATATAGAATTTCCCGTAAAGCTTTTCAACGTTAATTGTTTAAACAATATATCCCCTAAATCAACTGTCATAGAAATAATAGCTGAAGATAGACACGGACTTTTGTATAGGTTAACTCAGACCCTATCCTCTCTTGGACTTTACATACAAACAGCAAAAATTTCCACCTGGGAAGGTAGAGCTGAGGATGCATTTTATATTACAAAGGAAAATAACTTAAAGTTAAGTGAGCAAGAATGCCAAGAATATTTGAAAAAAATAGTTTACCATATATAA